Below is a genomic region from Phragmites australis chromosome 20, lpPhrAust1.1, whole genome shotgun sequence.
TGGGGTTGACTTTGAGAAAGTGTTCACCCCCGTGGCATGCATGGAGTTCGTGCGGGTTCTTTTGGCCATGGCAGCGTATGAAGGATGGCAAGTCCATCACATGGACATGAAGAGCATGTTCCTCAACGGtgtcctcatggaggaggtgtaCATGGTCCAACCACTAAGCTTCGTCCACGACAACACCGAACACAAGGCGTTCAAGTTGAAAAAGGTCTTGTATGGGCTACGCCAAGCACCGAGGGCGTGGAACTTCAAGCTCAATGACAACTTGATCAAGCTTGGCTTCCAACGAAGCGCCTTGGAGCATGTTGTGTGTGGACACAATGAAGGTGCATCCTGTCTCCTCCTCGGTGTGTACGTCAATGACCTAATCATCACCAGGACCAATGAGCTTGTGATCTAAAGGCTCAAGAAGGAGATGTAGGAACTGTTCAAGATGACTGACCTTGGGCTTCTAAGCTACTACCTTGGCATCAAGGTCCAGCAGCACACGAGCAGCATCACCATTAGCCAGACAGCCTATGCGTGCAAGATCTTAGAGAGTAGTGACATGATCGATTGCAATCCATGTCAAGCACCCCATGGGGACACGACTAAAGCTAAGCAAGCTGAGCACAAGTTAGCCCATGGACACAACCAAGTGCCACAGCACCATCAGGAGCCTCCGCTACTTGGTTCACACTCGACCCGATGTCGCCTATTTTGTGGGGTACGTGAGCCAGTTCATGGAGACGCCATGGGAAGATCACCTCACCACGGTGAAATGTGCCCTGCGCTACATCACCAAAACTCTGAACATGAGCTGCCACTACGCAAGAAAGCTCGACGAGTGGCCTGTCAGGATACAACACCAATGACTTGTTCGGTGACGCTGATGACCGCAAGAGTACCACGGGCatgctcttcttcctcggccGAAGCCCAATCGGCTGGCAGTCGTAGAAGCAGGAAGCGGTGGCTCTCTCTTCCCGCGAGGCCGAGTATATCACCGCCTCCACAGCGGCGTGCTAGGCTATTTGGCTTGCTCGTCTGCTTAGTGACATTGGCAGTAGCACGCCCGAAGCAGTAGCGCTGAATGTGGACAACAAAGTAGCCATTTTTCTGTGCAAGAATTTGATGTTCCATGACAAGAGAAAACATGTTGATACTCGATATCATTTCACTCGGGAATACATCGAGGGAGGCAAGATCAACATTGAGAATATCAATGACGAGGAGCATCTGGTAGACATTCTCACAAAGCCTATCGGGCGTGTCAAAGTCATGGAGCTTTGCATGAAGATTAGCATCGTTAACACCCAAGAATTGCACCAAGATTAGGGGAAGTTTGTTGCATGTGTTAATCTTGTGCACCTTTTTTTTGCTTCTGAGTCTTTTCGATAGTGTGCATGGTTTCCTATCGACCATACGCCAGTCTACACCTGCACGGCATAGCATCGTGCAAGATGGCGCACGTCGCGTGCTATACTTGCCATACCGCACGCACGTAGGAGGCATACCACCTATTTTTTGTTAGCTCTATATATTCGGTGAATCAAAATAGAAAAGCTATGGTGTGAGCGAGCAGCATAAATGAGCTCTCGTTTCTTTGGTTGCTCTGTTCATGCGTTCTAGTAAAACAAGCTTGTGTGCATTTCAGTGAAAGGGTGTGTGCGTATGCAGCTGCCTGTGTGTGACCATGTGTTGGAGGTGCCAGATCTCCGTAGGATCGAGTTGTTGGTGGCAGGGGCATTCCAGGTGGGGATGATCCCAATAACGAACAACGAGGCGCCATGCTTGACGGCAGTGGTCGGGTCATTAGGGAGCACGAGGAGATGGATGGCGGCGAGCGGGATCACCACACCAGAGTTGATTGGCACGATGACGATGCAGCTCGAGATCTTGAACTACGCGACAAGGGCGTGCCCCATCTTGCTGCCGAAGAGGGCGCCAAGAGACGTTGCAACCTTGAACATCGTCATGATCGCCACGGTCTTTCCTTGGGAGAACCCAACGAGTTCGAGCCACATCACTGTGAACGACAACGCTAGCCAAGGGAGCGAAGTGGGGAGGCCCTGCGCGGCGATGACCTAGAACGACGAGATCTGCAACACGGCCTTTGCCTCCTGCGCGAACTCCTGCAGTTCTTGCCACACCAGCTTGACGGTGATTGGGGCCCGGGGTCACCACGTGACCTCTTACGGCGTGGCAAGAGACGAACCCAGATGGACACATCGACCACAATGCCCATGGTATAGAAAAGGATGAAGGCGAGTCGCCAGCCTGACATACCCAAGAACGAGGAGTAGGCGTCATGAGGAGTGTGACGGAGGTGCCGCCAACGTTTCCGACCTTGGCAGCCACCATGAGCCACCCAAACGCCACGCCCCTGCTCACATCATCGATAGAGCTGGTGACAAAGGGGTAGACTGCAGGGATCTGCAGTGCCGGCCAAACACCGTTCAATGCTGCCGTCATGGCCATGCACAGCAACCTAAGGCATCATAATTCTAAGGCAGGCAAGGTGAGGTGAGCAATGGAATAGTACTACGCAGCAACCACTGGCGTGTTGAAAGGTGGTGGAGAGGGAGGCGAAGAAGGTCGCCGTGGCCCAAAGGAAAGCGCCGAGCACGACGACGGTGTGGTGGTCGTGTCGGCCACCAGATAGGCCACGAGCGGGTAGCAGGAGGCCAGTCACGATGCAGCGCGACAGCGAGACGTAGCCGGGCAAGGCCTTCCAGCGCGACGCCGATCTCCCGGTACACCGCCAGAAGCAACGCCATAAGcagagtcccccccccccccccccccccgcggccCGGCTCTGCCATCGCGTGCTTTACGTTCAGGTGAATCAGTCAACGGCCATCTCCTATGATCTTGCGCTCACGAGTGGGTGTTGAATTTGAACCGGTGTGTGTTCAAATACCACCGTGCGTGATCGTGTTGCCGTTTTGCACATGCTACTGAGCCCACATGGCGTAAAAATATTTGCACGCAGAACAGGGGAATCAcctgtatatttttttaaaaaaacaacagTAATATATTTCGTGATCCGAGAAAGGAAGCCCTGAACTAAGTATCACACACAACAGCAAAACGATGCAGGCTTCCCATTCTACGAAGCCCTGGCTTCTGTACCCTCGTCACCTCCATGCTGGCCCCACAGGACGCAGACCAATGAGGGACACCCCAACTATCTTTACCATCCACCCATATGCGTAACGCTCACTGACAGCCGACCCCACAGTCTTTGGATCCACATGTCAGGGTACCACGCGTAGTACCATGTGTGTATGAAAAGGCACCAACTTGTAATATAAAATTTCCCGCGAAGAGGCCAGCAGAGGCGACCCAGGATCGCCGGAGCGAAGAGGTGAGGAACAGAGATCAGAAATGGCCGACGAGCTCAACCCACACCTACTTTGACCGCCTGAGAGAGCTGAGCTGCTCTGAGAACCTGCTGAGGGGATGGAGCAGAAACAGGAGCGGGACCGGCGGCGGACGCTGCTTCTGGTGAACCTGGCGTCCATCATGGAGCGCGCCGATGAGGCGCTGCTCCCCGCGGTGTACCGGGAGGTCGGCGCCGCGCTGCACGCCACCCCCACGGGTCTCGGCGCGCTCACGCTGTGCCGCTCCGTCGTGCAGGCAGCATGCTACCCGCTGGCCGCATACGCCGCTGCGCGGCACAACCGCGCCCACGTCATCGCCGTCGGAGCCTTCCTGTGGGCCGCCGCCACCTTCCTCGTCGGCATATCCGACACCTTCCTCCAGGTGATCAGCTGCTTCTGTGCTGTTTCTGCTATCGCACATGTGTGTGGCTTAATTGGTTACTTGCTGCTTCCTTCCTTGCTGTTCTTTTCCTTGTAATTTGTTCTGTAGATCTGCTCTTGCAGTTCTTTTCCTTGTAATTTGTTCTGTAGATCTGCTCTGATTCGAATTGGGACTAGAATTCTAGAAAGTAATGGATCTTTCATTGTAGGTAGCAATCTCTCGCGGCCTGAACGGAATCGGGCTAGCGCTGGTGGTGCCATCGATCCAGTCCCTGGTCGCTGACTCCACCGACGACGGCACGCGCGGCTCGGCGTTCGGCTGGCTGCAGCTCGCTAGCAGCCTGGGGCTCATTTCCGGTGGCTTCGTCGGCCTGCTGCTGGCGCAGACCACGGTCCTCGGCATCGCGGGCTGGCGCATCGCCTTCCACCTCGTGGCGGCCATCAGCGTCGCCGTCGGGGCGCTAAACTGGTTCCTCTCCGTGGACCCCCATTTCCCGACAGGCGGGagcgacgccgccgccggctgccaGCGCGACGACAAGCAGCCTGCCACCGCGCGGGAGGTGGTCGCGGAGATTATCGAGGAGGCCAAATTCGTGGTGCGGATCCCGACGTTCCAGATCTTCGTCGCGCAGGGGGTCAGCGGCACGTTCCCGTGGTCTGCGCTCTCGTTCGCGTCCATGTGGCTGGAGCTCATCGGGTTCAGCCACGGCGATACCGCCGTGCTGATGACCATCTTCTGGGTGGCCAGCTCCCTCGGCGGCCTTCTCGGGGGCAAGATGGGCGACCTCCTCGCCGTGCGGTACCCGGACGCCGGCAGGATCGTGCTGTCGCAGATCAGCGCCGGCTCGGCTGTGCCCTTGGCCGCCgtgctgctgctgggtctccCCGACGACCCGTCCAAAGGCGTCGTCTATGGCATTGTTCTGTTCATCATGGGCGTCTTCATCTCCTGGAACGGTCCCGCCACAAACTTGTAAgccattgcattgcacgcgctCATCAGTTCTCGTGATTCCACCGGCTTACTGCTAGGAATTACATCTAATCTTGCTTGTCTTGCAGCCCAATATTTGCAGAGATCGTCCCGGAGAAGTCAAGAACGAGCATCTACGCCCTGGACCGGTCCTTCGAGTCGGTGTTGTCGTCGTTCGCGCCACCGATCGTCGGCCTCCTGGCTCAGCGCGTGTACGGCTACCGGCCGCCGGACGACAAGGCGTCGAGCGTCCAGCTAGACAGGGAGAACGCCGCCTCCCTGGCCAAGGCGCTGTACACGGCCATTGCGATCCCATTCGTCGTTTGCACCTCCATATACTCGTTCCTGTACTGCAGCTACCCCCGGGACAGGGAGCGCGCGCGGATGCAGTCCCTGATCGAGTCGGAGTTGCAGCAGATGGAGCACGAGAGCTCTTGTTTGGAAGACGGCGATGGACGACGGCCCAAGGTTTTCGGCTCGGCGAATGACGGCGAAAGAGCTACAATTGGTGTTACCTATGACCATAAGGAGTTGCCCGAGGCTGAGAAGGATACTGCGAGGTTGTTAGCGAACCGGGAATCGTGATAGGAAACGAGGATTTCGAATTGGAaaatttttagatgaatctTTTGAATTGAATCCTGCAGGGTCCATGCTAGGCATGACTTCTGATTATCGGAGAAATTGTAGGATGACGGAGAGTTATTTGCTGGTATTTAGAATGAGTTTGTtccttttatctttttttttctttgtgattcTAGAAAGTTTTAAGTGTACAACAACTTGAATTGATATCTTGGAACATGTTGATATGCATGAAATCAACCTAACAGTAAGTGATGCTAGTGTTTGATTCAGCTTCTGCTTGCTTCCACTGAACCAATGAAAAGTCGAACCGGCGGAGGTTCGATCCCCGTCTTGCACTCCCCTTAGGCCTCCAATAAAGCCCGGGGCCCTGTTCTAAATAAAAGCAAGaaggggcaaaaaaaaaaaaaaaaaaaaaagccctaCTTGACTTGGCCACTTGCAGGCTTGCAGTACTCAAAGGGACTGCTAAAAGTCAACGAAATCTGAGCAACTTATGCTCCAAACGCTcataccatctccaacagctaccttaaatcttcatcctcaaaatactattacagcatcccctatccctaacactgtagcagtactgtatcactggataaaggatctgttggagatggatttCTAATGCTACAGTATAccgcaaaacactgtagcactagaatctTCAAATTTGGagactccgttggagatggcctcaAGATATCTCTGAATCTGAAGAACAAGTCCTGTGATCTCAATCACAAGGGGATGGAAGTCAACACCAAGCCGATCATGTGACGTGCTGCCTCGTACCACGTGCTACATAATGATTCCTGAACCATTACATATAAACAACATGACACAAAGTAATTCCCTATGCTGTCAGCGTCATCATGCGAGAGATTAGGGATCACTGCAGTTCTTGGTCTTAATCAAATCTCACCCTCATCTGAGGACAAAGAACACGACAAAGCATCCAAGTCACCTACTCAGGTACCTCACTGACATGTAGGTCCTACTAGGAACCACTCGACCGGCCCACCTAACACACTTACTGACATCCATGGCCCACGGAACATCCGGGCCCATATGTCATTCAGAGAGCAGTGGTCTCTCCGAGAAGTCTCCTCTCTACCAAAGACGAGCTGTAATATAAAGTTCCCGCGAAGACGaggaaaaatctaaaaatagataatatatatgaatgtatttgttgaaatagataatatgttatcgtatttataattttagcattcgtattcggtaTATCATTTACTGAAAATGAAATTTCGATATACCGTACGTCGAAAAACCGTGGAGTCAgttatattcggcacacggtgtgtcgaatacgggTTACAGTGTCGTATTCGCCACACGATGTGCTGAATATGGGTTTTTCGACGTATGGTGTaccgaaaatctattttcggtaaatgatgcgtctgtcggaggattaactcctgtcgcagggatcccgagagacccctttttagagattcggccgggggatgatcctgaataaattcgtcggagaaataaataggaatgaatgcaacggccggtgggggggagttgacctagtgcaagaagaagtaaatgtaccggaatttagacaggttcgggccgtatgggggcgtaatactctactcctgtatggatgctataactgtcctgaggaagtccctcaaggatgttgctagttacaagaatgttggcctaactaagagcttgaggctccttgttcttcagctgGAACTGGACTCAGCCTTGCTCaccgtgtttctcttgcgctgtgttcttcgtctTTTTCTCTGTCTCGCTCTCTCTATTTCTCGTTGCTTGTCCGGTCCCGTgcttctgtgctgccggctgttttaagtactcgccggccacgacatgccccgaacggaaaggagggggctcgagttccgagacgtcataaatggaaagggcgtcatcatttcttctggacGAAGTGAtcaggggtggaaaatacgtcgcacgcccggtcgcctgtcaccataaatgccctggcaacgggcgccgtggagagggcccaccgggcagccgcagagcaacccggcgtgctcgtcctatcttgttcccctgccacagcagcgcggcagacggaacgccttgatccttacgacgttatcccgagacaagccggatggcacgggacgggacctgtgcaattaatgaccccacgacTCTCTGCTAAAACGtggtaggaactgacgctgagcgcggcgggagcagttggaggtgtcaggccacgcacacttattaaatgcggcctcggacctctggctggttgacacctcatcggtaggcccctcgggggcctttctgggtcgtcggggtaccgagtgctcgggggtactgttcatatccccgagcactctctcccgagaatgcctatccttgtcttcggggtgccgggtgctcgggggtactgttcacctcaccgagcactctctctcgagcactcttgcatggaccctcggggaaccgagtgctcgggggctgccgcgtgcagccccgagcactctcttccgagcactcttgtacggatcctcggggaaccgagtgctcggggccgccgctcgcagccccgagcactctctcctggaacttagctcttctgatcgtcgggggactagggcgctcgggggtgaccggacacctccccgagcactttcttcccggtacttggattccgtggatcatcggggtactggggtactcgagggccaccgaccgtggccccgagcaccttctcccgggacttgatctttcctcatcctgcaggagaGACCTCACGGGATAGCGCCATGtgacggatggctggcctggcctcaggattcagggacccctggttcctgatacaccgatagcGTCGAATACagatactaaatttataaatacgataatattttatctatttcgataaatacgctTAGGTattttgtctaattttggatttttaccCTAAGAGGAGACCCCAGATCGCCAATGACTGCTTGCCAACCAATGGCGGCAGCCCTGATTCCGAGCTGAGCATCCGTAGcaaggagggagaaggggagaggagagagagacgcAGAGGTGTCGGAATGATTAGCCCGGCCGCGTAGGAGGAGCGGTGGACGCTGGTGCTGGTGAACCCGGCATCCATCATGG
It encodes:
- the LOC133901626 gene encoding uncharacterized protein LOC133901626, translated to MEQKQERDRRRTLLLVNLASIMERADEALLPAVYREVGAALHATPTGLGALTLCRSVVQAACYPLAAYAAARHNRAHVIAVGAFLWAAATFLVGISDTFLQVAISRGLNGIGLALVVPSIQSLVADSTDDGTRGSAFGWLQLASSLGLISGGFVGLLLAQTTVLGIAGWRIAFHLVAAISVAVGALNWFLSVDPHFPTGGSDAAAGCQRDDKQPATAREVVAEIIEEAKFVVRIPTFQIFVAQGVSGTFPWSALSFASMWLELIGFSHGDTAVLMTIFWVASSLGGLLGGKMGDLLAVRYPDAGRIVLSQISAGSAVPLAAVLLLGLPDDPSKGVVYGIVLFIMGVFISWNGPATNFPIFAEIVPEKSRTSIYALDRSFESVLSSFAPPIVGLLAQRVYGYRPPDDKASSVQLDRENAASLAKALYTAIAIPFVVCTSIYSFLYCSYPRDRERARMQSLIESELQQMEHESSCLEDGDGRRPKVFGSANDGERATIGVTYDHKELPEAEKDTARLLANRES